The following DNA comes from Longimicrobium sp..
CGCGCTCGTGGAGCTCGCGCACCAGCCCCAGGATCTGCGTGGTGGAGACCAGGTCCATCCCGTTGGTGGGCTCGTCCAGCACCAGCACGGTGGGCTCGCCCACGAGCGCGCGGGCGATGAGGGCGCGCTGCTTCTGCCCGCCGGAAAGGTCGGCCAGGAGCCGGTCCGCCAGGTCCAGGATCCCCACGTGCTCCAGCGACGCGAGCGCGAGTTCGCGGTCGCGCGCGGTGGGCCGCCGCCCCAGCCCGATCCGGTCGAAGCGGCCCATCAGCACCACGTCCACCACCCGCAGCGGGAAGTTGTAGTCCACCTGGTCGCGCTGCGGCACGTAGCCGAAGCGCAGCCGGGGCGCGCGCGAAACCGTGCCGCTCTGGGGCTTCAGCGAGCCCAGGATGGCGCGCAGCACGGTGGTCTTCCCCGCCCCGTTGGGCCCTACCAGCCCCAGGAAGTCGCCCTCCGGCACGGTGAAGTCCAGGCCGGAGAGGACCGTGCGGCGCCCGTACCCGAGCGCCACGCGGTCAAAGGTCACCAGGTCGGTCATCGCAGGGCTTCGGCGAGCTGGCGCATGTCGTACTGCATCAGCGAGATGTAGTCGTTCACGCCACGCACGCCCCCCACCGACGGCGGAAGGATCAGCACCTTCACCCCGGTGCGCTGCGCCACGAAGTCGGCCGTCCTGCGGTCGTAAAAGGGCTCCATCACGATCGCCTTGGCGCCCGTGCGGCGGATGGTGGCGATCAGCCCGGCCAGGTGCGACGGCGAGGGCGGAACCCCCGGCTTGGGCTCCATGAAGCCCACGATGTTCATCCCGTTGTAGCCGGCGAAGTAGCGCCAGCTCGTGTGCCACGCCACCACGGGCTTGCCGCGGATCTGCGCGAGCTGCGGAGCCCATCCGCGCTCGGCGGCGTTGAGGCGCGCCTCGAAGGCCGCGGTGTTGCGGGCGTACACGGCCGAGCTGCCGGGATCCAGGCGCGTGAAGCGGTCGCGGAAGAGCCGCGCGATGCGCCGCCCGTTCTCGGGGTCCAGCCAGTAGTGCGGGTTGCCCGCGGCGTGCACGTCGCCCTGGCTGCGGTCCACGCCGGCGCGCGCGCGGTCCAGCACCGGGATGGCGGACGAGACGTCCAGGTAGCCGGTGCCGCCCTGGCGGATGCGCGGGTTGCGGGCCCCGTCCACCAGCAGGGGCATCCATCCCACCTCCAGATCCAGCCCCACGAACGCGAACACGTCCGCGTCGCGAAGCTGCAGGATGAAGGAGGGCTTCGCTTCCACGAAATGCGGGTCCTGGTACCCCTCGCTGATGTGTACCACGTTGGTGCGTGCCCCGCCCACCGCCTCGGCGATGTCCGCGAGGTCGGTGGTGCTGGTGACCACCTTGAGGGGTCTCTGCGCGGCGGCGGTGCCTGCCGCGAGCGCCAGGGCGAACAGTGCCGCGGCGGTCGTCTTCAACATGTGCATCGAGGTGTCTCCTCGCTCGGGTTTTCGTAAGTGCCTGGAATTCGCGGACGCTCAGAACGGATGCGGCTTGTGCGGCCCCAGGGCGAAGGTCGCCTGCAGCAGCACGCGGTTCACCCCGTCGCCGCTCCCCGGCTGCAGCCGCTCGAACGCGGCGCCGAGCTTGGAGAACTCGCTGGGGAAGAACTCCAGGTACGCGGAGCCCGCGCGCAGCTCGTCGCCGTCCGCCTGCGGGTCCTGCACCCAGTCGCCGCGCACCCCCGCGAAGAGGCGCTGGCCGAGCTGGTAGCGCGCGAACGCGTACGCGCCGGTGAAGTCGCGGTCCGGCCCCAGGTACACGTCCTCGAAGAGGTCGTCCGCCCGGCCGTTGAGCTGGCGCATCACCTCGGCCTGCACGATCAGCGAGCGATAGAGGCCCTGCTGAAGCGGCCTCCAGCGGTACGTGAGGTCCGCGCCCAGCGTGGTCTGCCGCACGCCCACGGCGTTGAAGGGAGCGTCGGCGGGCACGTCGATCTCCTGCGCCCGCTTCCCCGTAAGCGCGCTGAAGCCGAGCTCCACGTTGCGGCTCTGCGACAGGTCCACGTAGTTGCGCAGGCGTGCCGAGTACCCCAGCCCGCCCAGCTTCCTGTTGAGCGGCTCCCGGGTACCGAGCCCTTCCACCGGCTCGCCCAGCCCGTCCACCACCGTCACCTGGAGCTCCTGGAAGAAGCCGAACGGCGCGAAAAGGCGACTGGCCGCGATGCCGGTTCCCTTCAGCCCTTCCGCGCCGAAGAAGCGCTGGATGACGTACGGGTACTCGGTGGTGTGCAGGTCGTGCCGGTGGGTGGTGTTCTGCTTGCCGAAAGGCATCAGGATGCGCCCCAGCCGCACCTCCACGGCGTATGGAAGGGAGGTGGTGGTGAGGTACGCCTGCTCGATGGCGATCCCCTCCTCGTCGGAGACGCCCAGGAACACGTCGCCGCGGAAGTACGGGTCCACGGCGGACTGGAGGGCGACCTCCACCTCGCGGATCCCGAAGCGGCTGCCGTCTTCCTGGGTGCTCCCCTCGGGCGAGAGATCGGCCACCATGTCGCCCACTACGCTGATGTCGGGAAGGAGGCGTGCGACCGGGCCGCCCCCCACCACCGGCGTGGTATCCCGCGCGGCGCCTTCCAGCTCGCGAAGCGCCGCGATGGAGTCCGCGCGGGCAATGGAGTCCGCGCGCGCAGAATCCGGGCGCGCGGGAGTCACCTGCGCGGACGCCGCCGAAGCGGCCCCCAGCAGGAGCGAAAAGATGCAGAGGATTCTGCGCATGTTCTTGCGGTTGCGGGAGATGCGGGCAGGATACCCGCGTATGTTGCCACCAGCCGCCGCGGCGCCTGCCCCCAGGGGGCGGACCGCGACGGAGCTTTCGAATGGTGCGACCAGGCGCCGTGGCGCGGGTCAGACGAAAGTGGCTGGGGGTGCCCGCGCCCGCGCGCGGGAGAGAGGAGACGCCGGGAGGGCCGGCGCCGGAAGGGAGACCAGCGGGGCGCGCTCGAGCACGCTCACCCCGGAGTCGTGTGCCGCGGCCGGAAGGCCGTGGGACCGCGCTACCTGGCAGAGGACGCAACTGTACTCGTCGTGCGCCACGCCCGGCGCATCGTCGCGCCGCGCCTCGATGGTGGAAGCGGCTGCCGTCGCCCCTCCGGCCCATGCATGCAGCACCGGCCCCGCCGCCACACCTGTAAGGTGGAGCAGCGCGGCCAGGAGCAGCGCGGCACGGCGCGCGGCGGAAACGGGTCTGCGGGCAGCGGTCATCAGTGGCGCCGTACCCCTCGCGAGGCGAGGGGGTTCCGTATCCGGTTACGCGAGAAAGCCACGCAGCCGCGCGAGGTTGGCGCGGTCGGTGGCCGCGTGGTCGTCACCTTTTGGCGTCTCCAGTACTTTGGGCAGCGACGCCAGCCGCTCGTCGGTCATGATGCGCCGGAACGGCTCGTCGCCCAGCGACCCTTCGCCGATCGCTTCGTGGCGGTCCTTTTTGCTTCCGAACGGGCACTTCGAGTCGTTCAGGTGCAGGAGGCGCAGGCGGTCCAGCCCCACCGTGTCCGCCAGCCGCGCGATGACGCCGTCGTAGTCCTCGCGCAGGTCGTAACCGGCGGAATACACGTGGCAGGTGTCCAGGCACACGCCCACGCGGTGGCGTTGAAGGGGAGAGATGCGGTCGATGATCTCCGCCAGCTCTTCAAAAGTCGAGCCCAGCACTCGCCCGGCGCCGGCCGTCGTCTCCAGCAGCACCATCGTGGATCCGGGCACCTCCTCCAGCGCCTGCTCGATGAGCGCGGCGTTCTGCGCCAGCCCGCGCGCCATGTCGCTGTCGGTGGCGTTGCCGGGATGGGTGACGAGCGCGTCGAGCCCCAGCCGCTCCGCCCGCCGCAGCTCGCCCCTGAATGCCTCCAGCGACCTGTCACGCAGCACCGGATCGGCGGTGGCGAGGTTGATGAGGTACGAGTCGTGTGCGTTCGTGAACCCGATCGCCAGCGCCGCGATCGCCTCGCGGAACGTAGCCGCGTCCACCTCGGTGACCTCCACCTCGGCCCAGCGGTTGGGCTGCTTGGTGAAGATCTGGATGGCGGTTGCGCCGATCTCCTCGGCCCGCCCCGGTGCGTTGCAGCACCCGCCGGCGGTGGACACGTGTGCTCCCAGCAGCATCGATCTGTTCGTTTGAGGAGGCGCGAAAGTATACGGAGTTTACGGACGACAGTGCCAAGTGCCAAGTGCCAAGTGCCAAGTGCCAAGTGCCAAGTGCCAAGTGCCAAGTGCCAAGTGCCAAGTGCCAAGTGCCAAGTGCCAAGGCGCGACATCCCCCCTCTTTGTCATCCTGAGGGAGCCGCCTCCCCGACCTCCGCCGTGCACTGCACACTCCGGCGGCGACCGAAGGATCTAGCCGGCGACGCACGAGCACCGCGGGGTTCACCACGAGCCCCTCGCAACGCGCAGTAGATCCTTCACTCCGCGCCATAGTTCGCGGCACGGGCCAGGACGGAGCCGCGCGTCGTTCAGGATGACAACATGGTGGGCCCGACACCCCGTAGCCCGCTTCAGCGGGCTTCGCGTGGTTCCAGCCGGGGGATTCATCCCCCGGTGTCCGTGCACCGGTGTCCGTGCGCCGGTGTTCGCGCGCCGGTATTCGTGCGCCGGTGTTCGCGCGCCGGTGTTCATGCGCCGGTGTTCGGCGCTGGGTCCCATTCCCCATTCCCCATTCCCCATTCCCCATTCCCCATTCCCCATTCCCCATCACCCAACACCGAACAGCTTCGCCCGCTCTCCGTAGCGTGCGTGCAGCGCCTTCTTGAGCGCCGGGTGGCGATCCAGGTTCGGGTCTTCGTCCAAGATGCGGCGGGCTTCGCCGCGTGCTTTGGAGAGCAGTGCGGCATCCTTTTCCAGGTCGGCGAAGCGGAAGGCGGGGAGGCCGGACTGGCGCGCGCCAAAGAGGTCGCCGTAGCCGCGCAGGCGCATGTCGGCCTCGGCGATGGCGAAGCCGTCCTCGGTGGAGGCGAAGATGCGCAGCCGCTCCAGGTGCTCGGCACCGGCCGACAACAGGATACAGAAGCTCTCCTCCGACCCGCGCCCCACGCGTCCGCGAAGCTGGTGAAGTTGCGAGAGGCCGAAGCGCTCGGCGTGCTCCACCACCATCACCGTCGCGTTCGCCACGTCGATCCCCACCTCGATCACCGTGGTGGAGACGAGGACGTCGACTTCGCCCGCCCCGAACGCGCGCATCACGCGATCCTTTTCCTCGCCCGGCATCTGCCCGTGGATCAGCGCAAGGCGGAAGTCGGGAAAGAGGACGCGCAACGATTCGAATTCCTCCGTGGCCGACTTGAGGTCCAGCTTCTCGGACTCGTCCACGAGCGGGTAGACGAAGTACGCCTGCCGTCCCTGCTCCACCTGCTCGCGCACGAAGGCCAGCACCTTGGGCCGCGCCGACTCGTTGCGCAACGCGGTGCGGACGGGGCGGCGGTTGGGAGGGCGCTCGTCGAGCACGGAGATGTCGAGGTCGCCGTACAGCGTCAGCGCCAGCGAGCGCGGGATGGGCGTGGCAGACATCACCAGCGTGTCCGCGTGCGTGCCCATCTCGGTGAGCGCGAGGCGCTGCTTGACGCCGAAGCGGTGCTGCTCATCGACCACCACCAGCCCCAGCTTGTGGAACTCCACCGCTTCCTGGATCAGCGCGTGGGTCCCCACCACCAGGTCCGCGTCGCCCACGGCGATGCGGTAGGCGGCCTCCTTCCACTGCTTCGCGCTGAGGCGGCCGGTGAGGAGCGTGACGCCGGCGGGGACGTCGCCCAGGAGCTTGACGAGGGTGCGCGCGTGCTGCTCGGCCAGGATCTCGGTGGGCGCCATCAGCGCGGCCTGGTAGCCGTTCTCCGCCGCGCGCAGCATGGCGAAGAGCGCCACCACCGTCTTCCCCGCGCCCACGTCGCCCTGCAGCAGGCGGTTCATGCGGCGCGGCGCGGCCATGTCGTCGCCGATCTCCTTCAGCACACGCTTCTGCGCGTCGGTCAGCGCAAAGGGGAGCGACTTGTGGAAGGGGCGCACCAGGTGATCCTTGCGCTCGAAGGCGATCCCCTGGCGCTCCACGGTGGCCTCGCGGCGCACGCGGGCGTGCAGGATCTGGAGGAAGAAGAGCTCCTCGAACGCGAGCCGCCTCCGCCCCTCCTCCGCCTCGGCGAGCGTGGTGGGGCGATGCATCTGGTCGAGCGCCTTCCACAGCGGCAGGACGCCCGCGTCTTTGCGCAGCTCGTCGTCGAGCGGGTCGTCGCTCTTCGCGGACTCCAGCAGGCCGTCCAGGTTGTCCGCGATCAGGTTGCGGACCTGGCGGTGCGTCAGCCCCTCCGTCGCCGGGTAGACGGGGAAGATGGCGCCCGTCTCCTCCGACGACTCCTCGCCCTCCGCGGCGATGACGGTGAACTCGCGCGGCTGGAACTGGCGCCCGTGGTAGAAGCGCACGGTGCCGGAGAGGAGCAGGAGGTCGCCCTTTTTGAGGACGCGGTCGAGGAAGGGTTGGCCCGGCCACGAGCACTCGATCAGCCCGCTCCCGTCGCGCACCACCGCCTGGAAGATGCGCAGCCCCCTGCGCGTCGGCAGCACGCCCTTGGACACCACGCGTCCGATGATCGTCGCCTCCATCCCCGGATCGAGCGCGTTGATTTTGGTGATGGTGCTGGCGTCTTCGTAGCGGTGCGGGACGTGGAAAAGGAGGTCGCGCGCGTTGAGGAGCCCCATCTTCTTGAGGAGGTCCGCGCGCTTGGGCCCCACACCCTTGAGGAACTGGATGGGGCGATCCAGCTCCGAGTACGCGGGAAGGTCCGCGCCCTCGGGCGTGGTGGGGAGGATGATGGGTTTGGGCGGTTTTCCGCGAACCACGGGAGAAGGAGTGCGTTAGTGCGTTAGTGCGTTAGTGCGTTAGTGCGTTAGTGCGTTAGTGCGTTGTGACGCGAATATCCGTCCACCTTTATGTCATCCTGAGTGAGCCGCCTGCACAGACGCCGGCGTGCCACCGAAGAATGCTGCGGCGAGCGAAGGATCTAGCCGGCGAGGCAGGAGACCCGTCGCGCTTCACGGTCCTCTCGATACGCGCAGTAGATCCTTCGCTACGCGCCAGAGAGTGGTGCCGGGGCGAGGCCGGAGAGGCGCGTCGCTCAGGATGACAGGAAAAGGGGGTGCCACGCACCCACGCGCATCCCGCCCGGCCTGCCCTCTCACCGTGCCCCATACCCAAGCGCACTAACGCACTAACGCACTCACGCACCTTCGTCCTACATCGTCAGCACTTCCTCCGCGAATGCCTCGATCTCGAACGGGACGAGATCCTCCAGCGCCTCGCCGACGCCGATGAACTTCACGGGGAGGTCGAATTCTTCCTTGATCGCGACGACGATGCCGCCCTTGGCGGTGCCGTCCATCTTGGTGAGGACGATGCCGGTGAGGGGGAGGGTCTGGCCAAAGGTGCGGATCTGCGCGAGGGCGTTCTGGCCGACGGTGGAGTCGAGCACCATCAGCGTCTCGTGCGGCGCGCCGGGGAGCTTCTTGCCGATGACGCGGTGCACCTTTTCGAGCTCCTTCATCAGGTCGGTCTGCGTGTGCAGGCGGCCGGCCGTGTCCACGATCACCACGTCGGTCTCGTTGGCGATGGCGCGCTCCATGGCGTCGAAGGCGACGGCGGCGGGGTCGCGGCCCGCCTCCGAGCCCACGAAGTCGCACCCCACGCGGTCCGCCCAGCGCTTGAGCTGCTCCACGGCGCCGGCCCGGAAGGTGTCGCCCGCCGCGATCAGCACTTTGCGCCCCTGCTTCGTGAGGCGATGGGCCAGCTTGGCGATGGTCGTCGTCTTTCCCACGCCGTTTACGCCCGCGATCAGGAAGACGGTCGGGCCCTCGTCGTAGTTGAAGCGCAGCGCCGTGTCCGACCGCCCGGCGGAGAGAATGGCGACGATCTCCTCGCGCACGCCGCGCTGGAAGTCGTTCTGCGTCCGCGCGATCCCGCGCTCCGCCAGCGTCTCCACCACGCGCACCAGGCGCAGCGTGGAGGGCACGCCGAAGTCCGCGGCGATCAGCGTCTCCTCCAGCCCTTCCAGCGACCCCTCGTCCATCCCCTTCACCAGCACCGTCACGTCCGTCAGCGCGACGTCGACGATGCGGTCCCAGAGCGACTTCTTTCCCTCTTCTTTCTTGCGGAACAGACGAGCCATCTATCAGCAGCCTTTCATATCGTTGATCTCGTGACCGGCC
Coding sequences within:
- the ftsY gene encoding signal recognition particle-docking protein FtsY; translated protein: MARLFRKKEEGKKSLWDRIVDVALTDVTVLVKGMDEGSLEGLEETLIAADFGVPSTLRLVRVVETLAERGIARTQNDFQRGVREEIVAILSAGRSDTALRFNYDEGPTVFLIAGVNGVGKTTTIAKLAHRLTKQGRKVLIAAGDTFRAGAVEQLKRWADRVGCDFVGSEAGRDPAAVAFDAMERAIANETDVVIVDTAGRLHTQTDLMKELEKVHRVIGKKLPGAPHETLMVLDSTVGQNALAQIRTFGQTLPLTGIVLTKMDGTAKGGIVVAIKEEFDLPVKFIGVGEALEDLVPFEIEAFAEEVLTM
- a CDS encoding deoxyribonuclease IV; its protein translation is MLLGAHVSTAGGCCNAPGRAEEIGATAIQIFTKQPNRWAEVEVTEVDAATFREAIAALAIGFTNAHDSYLINLATADPVLRDRSLEAFRGELRRAERLGLDALVTHPGNATDSDMARGLAQNAALIEQALEEVPGSTMVLLETTAGAGRVLGSTFEELAEIIDRISPLQRHRVGVCLDTCHVYSAGYDLREDYDGVIARLADTVGLDRLRLLHLNDSKCPFGSKKDRHEAIGEGSLGDEPFRRIMTDERLASLPKVLETPKGDDHAATDRANLARLRGFLA
- a CDS encoding ATP-binding cassette domain-containing protein: MTDLVTFDRVALGYGRRTVLSGLDFTVPEGDFLGLVGPNGAGKTTVLRAILGSLKPQSGTVSRAPRLRFGYVPQRDQVDYNFPLRVVDVVLMGRFDRIGLGRRPTARDRELALASLEHVGILDLADRLLADLSGGQKQRALIARALVGEPTVLVLDEPTNGMDLVSTTQILGLVRELHER
- a CDS encoding metal ABC transporter substrate-binding protein, yielding MHMLKTTAAALFALALAAGTAAAQRPLKVVTSTTDLADIAEAVGGARTNVVHISEGYQDPHFVEAKPSFILQLRDADVFAFVGLDLEVGWMPLLVDGARNPRIRQGGTGYLDVSSAIPVLDRARAGVDRSQGDVHAAGNPHYWLDPENGRRIARLFRDRFTRLDPGSSAVYARNTAAFEARLNAAERGWAPQLAQIRGKPVVAWHTSWRYFAGYNGMNIVGFMEPKPGVPPSPSHLAGLIATIRRTGAKAIVMEPFYDRRTADFVAQRTGVKVLILPPSVGGVRGVNDYISLMQYDMRQLAEALR
- the recG gene encoding ATP-dependent DNA helicase RecG; translation: MVRGKPPKPIILPTTPEGADLPAYSELDRPIQFLKGVGPKRADLLKKMGLLNARDLLFHVPHRYEDASTITKINALDPGMEATIIGRVVSKGVLPTRRGLRIFQAVVRDGSGLIECSWPGQPFLDRVLKKGDLLLLSGTVRFYHGRQFQPREFTVIAAEGEESSEETGAIFPVYPATEGLTHRQVRNLIADNLDGLLESAKSDDPLDDELRKDAGVLPLWKALDQMHRPTTLAEAEEGRRRLAFEELFFLQILHARVRREATVERQGIAFERKDHLVRPFHKSLPFALTDAQKRVLKEIGDDMAAPRRMNRLLQGDVGAGKTVVALFAMLRAAENGYQAALMAPTEILAEQHARTLVKLLGDVPAGVTLLTGRLSAKQWKEAAYRIAVGDADLVVGTHALIQEAVEFHKLGLVVVDEQHRFGVKQRLALTEMGTHADTLVMSATPIPRSLALTLYGDLDISVLDERPPNRRPVRTALRNESARPKVLAFVREQVEQGRQAYFVYPLVDESEKLDLKSATEEFESLRVLFPDFRLALIHGQMPGEEKDRVMRAFGAGEVDVLVSTTVIEVGIDVANATVMVVEHAERFGLSQLHQLRGRVGRGSEESFCILLSAGAEHLERLRIFASTEDGFAIAEADMRLRGYGDLFGARQSGLPAFRFADLEKDAALLSKARGEARRILDEDPNLDRHPALKKALHARYGERAKLFGVG